CGGCGCCCTGCGCGAGCCGATCGCCCGCACCGTCGACCACCCGCCGGTACCAGTCGATCAGCCCGCCATCGTCCACACCCTTGAAGTAGTACGGCGGGACGACGACGGCCGCGTCGGCCCCGGCCGCGACGGCGGCGGCTGTCGCGTGCGCGGCGTCGGGCCAGGCAGGGTGGCCGGTGCCGCACAGGATCAGGAACGGCGGCGCGTCGATCGGACGGGCGGCGCGCCAGCGGGCGGCGGCGGCCACGAGCGCGATCCGCTCATCGAGCGTCAATGACGGGCCTTCGCCGGTCGAGCCGGCGAGGAGCGCCCCGTGGCAGCCGCTCCCGGCGGCCAGGTCGAGGAGCGGCCCGACGGCGGCGGGGGCGAGGGCGCCGGCGGCGTCGAACGGCGTCGGGAGGGCGGCGAGGACGCCGCGGAGCGGGAGCGGTGGCGTCGCATCCATCGTGCGCCCTACCTTGGGGGCGTCGGGGAGAACGTGCGGATGTAGGCGATGAGGGCGTCCTCCTCCGAGGGCGAAAGGGCGAGCGGGCGCATGGCGGTGCCGGCACGGCCGCGCCGGATGGTCTGGCGGATGAAGTCGTCCGACGCGGCGGCCTGGAAGACGGCGCCGGCCAGGCGCGGTGCCTCGTCCGTCCAGCCGCCTGCACCGTGGCACGACGAGCACTCGCGCGTGTAGACGGCCTCGCCGACCGCCACGTCGCCGGCGGCCCGGTAGTCGTCGTCGAGCGGCACGGGCTCGGCTCTCTGCCACATCCGGACGTGCCGCACGATGGCGTCGATCCGGTCGTCGTCGAGCGGGGTTGCGCCGTTGCCGTAGGCCTGCATCTTTACGCCTTTGGCGCCGATCCCCTCCCGACCCGGGCGACCATGGACGATCGCGGCGCGCAGGAAGTCGTCGCTGGCGAGGGCCAACAGGTCGTCGCTGGCCAGATTCGGCGCGATGCTGCCCTCGACGGTGCGCCCGTCCACGCCGTGGCAGACTGCGCAGAACTTGACGTAATCCGCGGCGGCCGCTGCTTGGACCTTCGGATCGTCGGGCGGGCCGTCGACGTACGCCCGGCGCCGGAGCAGGACGGCGATACCGACGATGAGGAGGACGGTGGTCAGGACGAGGGCGATGAGGCGCGTGGGGCGCATGTGGGCTCCGGGGAAGGGGCGGGGTGATCGGACTTCAGGCGACGCGAGGCCACGCCCGGCTCAACGAAGTCGCGTCGGGCGAGGCGACGCGGCTGCATACCGTGTGCGGCGAACACACTCTATCCGGCGAGCATGGGTCGATCAAGGCCGGCGAGGTCGTCGTGCGGGCGACGTGAACCGGACCGCGCCGCCGGCCGCTCCAACGCACGCAGTCGCGCTACACTCCCTGGCGTGAACGCCACGACCCCATCGGCCCTCGTCGCCGACCTTCCAGT
Above is a window of Candidatus Avedoeria danica DNA encoding:
- a CDS encoding c-type cytochrome, coding for MRPTRLIALVLTTVLLIVGIAVLLRRRAYVDGPPDDPKVQAAAAADYVKFCAVCHGVDGRTVEGSIAPNLASDDLLALASDDFLRAAIVHGRPGREGIGAKGVKMQAYGNGATPLDDDRIDAIVRHVRMWQRAEPVPLDDDYRAAGDVAVGEAVYTRECSSCHGAGGWTDEAPRLAGAVFQAAASDDFIRQTIRRGRAGTAMRPLALSPSEEDALIAYIRTFSPTPPR